From a single Desulfurella sp. genomic region:
- the secE gene encoding preprotein translocase subunit SecE, which translates to MFEKVKIFLEEVKAEIKKVVWPKKREIVTATIAVIVFSFVVSVLLGLLDFIFSYGLEKLFK; encoded by the coding sequence ATGTTTGAAAAGGTAAAGATTTTTTTAGAGGAAGTTAAAGCTGAAATAAAAAAGGTTGTATGGCCAAAGAAAAGGGAGATTGTAACGGCTACTATTGCTGTTATAGTTTTCTCTTTTGTTGTGTCCGTATTACTTGGGTTATTAGATTTTATATTTTCATATGGCTTAGAAAAATTATTTAAATAG
- the nusG gene encoding transcription termination/antitermination protein NusG, whose product MLEDQDFKWYAIHTQVGQEEKVKNMILSKAKEAGLENDIAEILVPQEEVIEVRKGKKEVVKKCMYPSYVFIKSKMNVSLYNTLKRLPLVTGFVGSKNEPIPIDENEVKKVVDKINQAKEAPRLSISFEHGEKVRVIEGPFSNFVGTIEEVDITKGRLKILISIFGRPTPVELDYNEVEKA is encoded by the coding sequence ATGCTCGAAGATCAAGATTTTAAATGGTACGCTATACATACGCAGGTAGGTCAAGAAGAGAAAGTAAAAAATATGATACTAAGCAAAGCAAAAGAAGCGGGCTTGGAAAATGACATAGCAGAAATTTTAGTTCCTCAAGAAGAAGTTATAGAAGTAAGAAAAGGTAAAAAGGAAGTTGTAAAAAAATGCATGTATCCTAGTTATGTTTTTATAAAATCTAAGATGAATGTTAGTCTTTACAATACATTAAAAAGGTTACCGCTTGTAACTGGTTTTGTTGGTTCTAAAAATGAACCAATACCAATAGATGAAAACGAAGTAAAAAAGGTTGTTGATAAAATTAATCAAGCAAAAGAAGCGCCACGTCTATCTATTTCATTTGAACATGGTGAAAAAGTTAGAGTTATAGAAGGACCATTTTCAAATTTTGTTGGCACAATTGAAGAAGTAGACATCACGAAAGGTAGGCTTAAGATATTAATTAGTATTTTTGGAAGACCTACACCTGTTGAATTAGATTACAATGAAGTTGAGAAAGCATAA
- the rplK gene encoding 50S ribosomal protein L11, whose amino-acid sequence MAKKELVTQVKLQLPAGKATPAPPVGPALGQHGLNIMDFVKKFNDATADKGDTIIPVLINVYKDRSFDFILKTPPASVLIKKALGIQKGSSSSLKVKVGKLSKEKLEEIAKIKMPDLNTKDLHKAMKIIAGTAVNMGVEVQDF is encoded by the coding sequence ATGGCAAAAAAAGAGTTAGTTACTCAGGTAAAATTACAATTGCCAGCTGGCAAAGCAACACCTGCTCCACCTGTTGGTCCGGCACTTGGACAGCATGGGCTTAATATAATGGATTTTGTTAAAAAATTTAATGATGCGACAGCAGACAAAGGTGATACAATAATTCCTGTATTAATAAATGTTTATAAAGATAGAAGTTTTGATTTTATATTAAAAACACCTCCGGCAAGTGTTTTAATCAAAAAGGCTTTAGGTATACAAAAAGGTTCAAGTAGTTCATTAAAAGTAAAGGTAGGAAAGTTGAGCAAAGAAAAATTAGAAGAGATTGCAAAAATAAAAATGCCCGATTTAAACACAAAAGATTTACACAAAGCAATGAAAATAATTGCTGGAACTGCTGTAAATATGGGCGTTGAAGTGCAAGATTTTTAA
- the rplA gene encoding 50S ribosomal protein L1 — protein sequence MAKHGKKYRQALEKYDLTKEYDLENAISILKDIAYANYDETVEVHTNLGIDPRHAEQQLRGTVLLPKGTGKTVKVLVFAKGEKIKEAQEAGADYVGSDDLIEKIQLGWMDFDKAIATPDMMGAVGKIGKILGPRGLMPNPKVGTVTFDVAAAVKRFKAGEVEFRSDKTGNVHLIAGKKSFDQTDLLENIKTIYDTILKAKPSAAKGKYIKSFYLSTTHSPSVKVKLQAI from the coding sequence ATGGCAAAGCATGGTAAAAAATACAGACAGGCACTAGAAAAATACGACTTAACTAAAGAATATGATTTAGAAAATGCTATAAGTATACTAAAAGATATAGCGTATGCAAATTATGATGAAACAGTTGAAGTGCATACAAATTTAGGAATAGATCCAAGACATGCAGAGCAACAATTAAGGGGTACTGTATTGTTACCAAAAGGAACAGGCAAAACAGTTAAAGTTTTAGTTTTTGCTAAAGGTGAAAAAATCAAAGAAGCTCAAGAGGCTGGTGCTGATTACGTTGGCTCAGATGATTTAATAGAAAAGATTCAATTAGGTTGGATGGATTTTGATAAAGCTATTGCAACACCTGACATGATGGGAGCAGTTGGTAAAATTGGGAAAATTTTAGGACCAAGGGGATTGATGCCAAATCCAAAAGTTGGCACAGTAACATTTGATGTAGCAGCTGCAGTTAAAAGATTTAAAGCTGGTGAAGTAGAATTTAGAAGCGATAAAACTGGCAATGTTCACTTAATAGCAGGGAAAAAGTCTTTTGACCAAACAGATTTACTTGAGAATATAAAAACAATCTATGATACAATTTTAAAAGCAAAACCATCAGCTGCTAAAGGCAAATATATAAAGTCATTTTATTTATCAACTACACATTCTCCAAGTGTTAAAGTCAAGCTACAAGCGATTTAA
- the rplJ gene encoding 50S ribosomal protein L10 — translation MKKEKKIEIVETIRKNLENAQAVFLVDYSGVDVKTLESVREQVKELGDSFNVIKNTLVAKATQGTKWSNILSLLEGPNAFAVSYKDPIALSKLLLKAEKNIEKLQLKSAVMYGNVFNHDQIEAISKLPSREVLLAMLLGVLNAPARGLVSALAGILRKPLYALNAIKEQKSN, via the coding sequence TTGAAAAAAGAAAAGAAAATCGAGATTGTTGAAACTATTCGTAAAAATCTCGAAAATGCTCAAGCTGTGTTTTTGGTGGATTATTCAGGCGTTGACGTTAAAACACTCGAGTCAGTTAGAGAACAAGTAAAAGAATTGGGCGATTCTTTCAATGTTATTAAAAACACGCTTGTAGCAAAAGCAACTCAAGGTACAAAATGGTCCAATATATTGAGTTTGCTTGAAGGTCCCAATGCATTTGCTGTTAGTTACAAAGATCCTATAGCACTTTCAAAACTGCTTTTAAAAGCAGAAAAAAACATTGAAAAATTACAGCTAAAGTCTGCTGTGATGTATGGCAATGTATTTAATCATGATCAGATTGAAGCTATCTCAAAATTACCATCAAGGGAAGTATTGCTTGCTATGCTGCTTGGTGTATTAAATGCTCCAGCAAGAGGACTGGTAAGTGCGCTAGCAGGTATTTTAAGAAAACCTTTATACGCATTAAATGCTATAAAAGAACAAAAATCAAATTGA